Genomic DNA from Nocardioides aquaticus:
ACCCGGTCGCCGGGGCGGAGCCGGTCGTGGAGGTACGGCGACAGTGCGCCCCCCTCCATCCGCTTGACCGTGATCGTCAGCAGGTGGGGCCGGGTGGGCGGCGAGGAGAGCGTGTAGCAGCGCTCGACCGGGACCCCGTCGACGTCGACGACCATCGTCACGAACTGCCCCGGGGCGTAGGCGAACGTGCCGGGCACGGTCGGCTCCAGCACCAGGGTCACCACGTCGTGGGTCACCGGCACCCGCCGGCGCAGCACCATCTCCTGGTCCAGGCCGGCCTCGGGCGCGAGCAGCCCGTCGCCGACCGCGCGGGGCAGGTCGGGCACCAGCCGTAGGCCCGGGGTGGGCCCCGGGTCGGTCCAGGCGTCGTGCCGCAGCTCGGTCATCGGACGATCTCCTCGCGGATGCGGGCGGCGTACCAGGAGACGAAGGCGTCCACCTGGGCCTCGGTCTCGGTGTAGGGGCCGGGGACGTACGCCGGGTCGGAGACGCCGCGCTGGGCGAGCGCGACGAAGGCGGCGTCCTCCTCGTTGGTGTGGCGCCAGACCTCGGTCAGCGCGTCGACGTCGTAGTCGACGCCCTCGACGGCGTCCGCGTCGACCAGCCAGGTCGTGCGCACCAGGGTCTTGTCGACGCCCACGGGGAAGACGGCGAAGGTGACGGCGTGGTCGGCGCAGACGTGCAGCCACAGGTTGGGCTGGGCGTGCAGGCCGAGCCGGCCCATCCGGAAGCCGTCGACGTCACCGAGGGTTCGCTGCACCAGGCGGGTGCCGTCGCGGCTGAACGACTCGCCGGCGGCGTCCATCGGGCTGCGCTCGACGCGGAAGCCGAGCGGGCGGTCGACGAGGTCGCTGATCGTCGGGTACGGCAGCCCCTGCGCCGCGCACCGCTGGGCCAGCTCGGCGTCGGCGAGCAGGAACCGCTCGTGCGAGGCGCGCATCCGGTCCGGCACCTGGTGCTCGGCCAGGCCCCAGGTCTGGAAGAAGGTGCAGAGCAGGTCCGGGTGGCCGTCGCAGTGGTAGCACTCCCGGTTGTTCTCCATGGTGAGCTTCCAGTTGCCGTCCTCGACGAGGTCGATCTGGGCGGCCACCTTGGCGCTGCCGAGGTGGTGCGGCGCGAAGTACGGCGCGATCACCCGCGCGACGTCCTCGACGTCGTCGGGCGGGTCGGCGGCCAGGCAGACGAACAGCAGGCCCTCGATCTCGCGGACGTGCACCGACAGCAGCGACAGGCAGGCCGGGTCGATGTCGGGGCCGAGCTGCGGGGCGTGCACGAGGCGGCCGTCGGTGCTGTAGGTCCAGCGGTGGTAGCCGCACACGATGTTGCCGACCGAGCCCTTGTCCTCGGTGACCAGGCGGGCCCCGCGGTGGCGGCAGACGTTGTGGAAGGCACGGACCTGCTCGTCGTCGTCGCGCAGCACCATCACCGAGGCCCGGCCGATGTCGAGGGTGACGTAGTCGCCCGGCTCGGGGACCTCGGCGGAGGTGCCGACGAAGACCCACTGCCGCTGCCAGAGCAGCTCGAGCTCGGCCTGGTGCAGGTCGGGATCGGTGTAGAGCGGCGCCGGCAGGCTGTGGCCGGGCGTCCGGGCGTCGAGCGCGCGCAGCAGCGCCTCGCGCTGCGGGGTGAGCGGTCGCGCCGGGGCGGCGGCCGGGACGGGGTCGAGGGCTGGTTCCAACAAGGACATGGCGGGGGTCCTCCGGGTGGGTGGGGAGGTGGTCAGACGGTCGTGCACAGGCGCAGGGAGTCGTAGACGGCCGCGTGGATGTTGCGGCTGGCCACGGCGTCGCCGACGCGCCAGAGGTCGAAGCGGCCGCCCTCGTTGGCGACCACCTCCTGGGGACGCCCGGCCAGCAGCGCGTCGTGGTCGACCTCGCCGAGGTTGCGCGAGGCGGGGACCAGGTCGAGGTAGAGCTCGTCGTTGGGCACGGTGCCGTGCTCGACGACGACGTGGTCGACGAGACGCTCGACCTCGGCGCCGGGCAGGTAGTCGCTGGCCAGGACCGCGACCAGGCGCGCTCCCGCGCCGGGCTCCGCGCGTCGTACGTCGACCAGGCGCCGCGCGACGGTGACCTCGACGCCGTGCTCGGCGAAGGCCTGCAGGTACGCCGGGCTGTTCATCGAGCCGACCGAGATCCCGACCATCCGCTCGGGGGTGACCAGCTCGACGCGGGCGCCGAGACGGGCCAGGTGCTCCGCGGCGTCCAGACCAGGCTCGCCGCCGTGGTCGTCGAAGACCAGGACGCGGTCGCCGGCCCGCGGGCCGCCGGCACCGGTGCCGCCGATGGCGTCCCAGGTGTCGAGGACCAGCGGCTGCGCCGCGGCCGGCAGGAAGGAGGTGTCGGGCACGCCGCCGGTCGCCACGACCACCAGGTCGGGTTCCTCGGCCAGGACGGTGGCGGCGTCGGCCCAGACGCCGTACCGGACGTCGACGCCGGAGTGCTTGGCCTCCGCGACGCGCCAGTCGACGACCCCGACGAGGTCGCGGCGGCGCAGGGTGGACGAGGCGATGAGCACCTGGCCGCCGGGGCGGTCGGCCGCCTCCATCAGCACGACGTGGTGGCCGCGCTCGCCCAGCACGCGGGCGGCCTCGAGGCCGGCCGGGCCGGCGCCGACGACCACGGCGCGCCTGCGGCGTCCGACGGTCGCGGTCACGACGTGCGGCATCGTGGCCTCGCGGCCGGTGGCGGGGTTGTGGATGCACTTGGCGTCGCCGGACTCGTAGATCGCGTCCAGGCAGTAGGAGGCGCCCACGCAGGGGCGGATCCGGTCCTCCTCGCCGCGGGCGACCTTGGCGACCAGGTGCGGGTCGGCGAGCTGCGGGCGGGTCATCCCGACCAGGTCGAGCAGGCCCTCGCGCAGCGCGTGACGGGCGGTCGCGACGTCACCGATCCGGGCGGCGTGCATGACCGGCAGGTCGACCAGCGCCCGGCGTACCTCGCCGGCGAACTCCAGGAACGGCGAGGACGGCGTGCCCATCGAGGGGATGGTCGCGGCCAGCCGGGCGTCGGACTCGAGCCCGCCCTTGATGACGGAGAGGAAGTCGATGCCGTGCTCGCGGTAGCGCTGGAGCACCGCGACGGCGTCGTCGAGGCCCAGGCCGTCGGGCAGGTCCTCGTCCATCGCCATCCGGATGCCGACGACGAAGTCGGGACCGACGGCCGCGCGCACCGCCTCGAGCACGCGCATCGGGAAGACCAGGCGGGCCTCGGGGTCCCCGCCGAACTCGTCGTCGCGGTGGTTGGTGGCCGGGGAGGCCCAGGCGTCGAAGAGGTGGCTGTAGGAGGCGATCTCGATGCCGTCGAGGCCGGCGGCCTGGCAGCGCTGGGCGGCCTCGGCGAAGTGGCGCACGATCCGGTCGACGTCCCACGACTCCGCGGTCTTGGGGAAGGAGCGGTGCTGCGCCTCGCGCAGCGGCGAGGGGTAGACCAGCGGCAACCAGTCGCCGGTGAAGTTCGAGGTACGCCGCCCGAGGTGCGTGACCTGGCACATCACCGCGGCGCCGGCCTCGTGGACGTCGTCGGCCAGCCGGGCCAGCCACGGCACGACCTCGTCCTTGTAGAGCAGCATGTTGCCGAAGGCCGGCGGGCTGTCGGGGGACACGACGGCCGAGCCGCCGATCATCGTCAGGCCGACCCCGCCGCGCGCCTTCTCGAGGTGGTAGAGCCGGTAGCGGTCCTTCGGCATCCCGTCCTCGGTGTACGCCGGCTCGTGACTGGTGCTGACCACCCGGTTGCGGAGCGCCAGGTGGCGCAGCCGGTAGCCGTCGAGCAGGGGGTCGAAGTGCGTCACGTGCTCATCGTGGGCCATGCCGACCGCCGAAGAACAGCGAACGAATTGCACGGTTAACGTGCAATCATCTTGCATGATCGACAGCCGTCTCCACGTGCTCCGGGTGGTGGCCCGCGCCGGCACGATCACCGCGGCCGCGCACGACCTGGGCTACACGCCCTCCGCGGTCTCGCACCAGCTGAAGAGCCTCGGTCGCGACCTCGGCGTGGTCCTGCTGGAGCCGGAGGGACGCAAGGTCCGGCTGACCGCCGCGGCGACCCTGCTGCTGCGCCGCTCCGACGCGCTGCTCGCGCACTGGGAGGCGATCCGCGGCGAGCTGCACGAGACCGCCGGCGGCAGCACCGGTCGGCTCGCGCTGGCCGGCTTCTCCACGGCGGCCTCCGCGCTCCTGCCCCCGGTGGCGATCCGGGCAATGCGGGAGTTCCCCGACTCCCGCATCCAGATCGTCGAGGCCGACCCGAGCGTGTGCGTCGACATGCTGCTGGCCGGCACCGTCGACGTCGCCGTCGTGGTCGGCACCACCGAGCTCCCGCCCACCGACGACCCGCGTTTCGTGCAGGAGCCGTTGATGGAGGACCGCCTGGACCTGCTCGTCCCCAGCGACCACCGGCTGGCCGGGCGCCCCTCGGTGCTCCTGGCCGACGCCGCCGAGGAGGCCTGGATCATGGACCGGCCGGGGTCGGCGCACCACGAGCTCGTCGCGACCGCCTGCCTGGCCGCCGGCTTCACCCCCCGCCACCTGCACCGCGTCGTGGAGTGGGACACCGGCGCCGCCCTGGTCGCGGCCGGGTTCGGCGTGGCGCTGATCCCGCGGCTGGCCCGCCTGCCCGGCCAGGACGACCTGGTCCGCGTCCCGCTGCGCGGAGACCCCACCCCCGCCCGGCACGTGCGGACCCTCGTGCGCGGCGGCACCGACCAGCAGCCCGAGATCGCGTTCGCGCTCGCTGCCCTGCGGGTGGAGGCGGAGCGGGTCCGCGAGCCGGACCCGGCGGAGACGTCCGTACGATGAGGCCCGCCGCTGCGGACCCGCTCACCCGGGGCCGCGGCACGCCGGTGTAGCTCAGTAGGTAGAGCGCCTCTCTTGTAAAGAGGATGTCGCGGGTTCGACTCCTGTCACCGGCTCCCCAGCAGCGCGGCCGCGGCCGCCACGAGCCCGGCGTCGTCCGGCGCCGGCGTCCCGTCCGCCAGGACGGACCAGGTGGCGACGCCCACGCCCCGCGCGGCCAGCATCGCGGCGAGCTCGCCGATGCCGTCCTCGCCCTGGTCGGCGGGGACGAGGTCCGGCAGGACGGACCCCCGGGCAGCGGGCCCGGGCGGCGTCAGCGTCGCGGCGACGGACCCGGCCTCGAGCGTCTCCACGCCGTCGTCGTCGTAGGCGTGGAGGTGGATCGAGGTCGCCCCCTCGGCGACGGACGCAGCGGCCTGCCGGGCGGTCTCCTGCGGCGTGCGCGGCATCCGGTGGTCGCCGACCCCGCCGTTCAGGGCGACCTGCAGGGTCGTCGGCGGCACCAGGCGCCCCTCCGGGTCGGCGCTCACGGGGTCGGCCGGGCCAGCGACTGCACCTCGGCCCGCAACCGCCCCATCTCGCCGTCGAGCGAGGCGGCCGTCCCGGCCACCGACCGCAGGGTCTCGCGCAGGTCGTCGGGCACCGCGCCGTCGTACTTGTAGTAGATCTGGTGCTCCACGCTGGCCCAGAAGTCCATCGCGATCGTGCGGACCTGGAGCTCGACGGGCACCTGCACGGTGCGGTCGGACAGGAACACCGGGACCTCGACCACGAGGTGCAGGCTCTGGTAGCCGTTCGGCTTCGGGGTGGCGATGTAGTCCTTGGTGCGCACCAGCGTGAGGTCCGGCTGGCGGGTCAGCATGTCGGCGTAGCGGTAGGTGTCCTCCACGAACGCGCAGGTCACCCGGATGCCGGCGACGTCGAGCACCCGCTCGCGGATCGCCGCGAGGTCCGGCGGGCAGCCGGTGCGGGTGGTCTTCTCGACCAGGCTGTCCAGCGACTTCAGCCGGGTCTTGACGTGCTCGACCGGCCCGTAGCCGTGGGTGGCCTCGAACTCCTCGCGCAGGATGGTGATCTTGGTGAGCACCTCGTCGATGCCGAACTTGTACTGCAGCAGGAACGCGTCGAGGCGCCGCTGCACGCCGCGCACCACGTCGTCGGGACTCGTGCCGGGCTCCGGCTCGCCGACCAGGGCACGGAAGAACTGCAGGTACGGCCCCGGGGCCGTGTGCCCGGCCGGTGGGGCGGGTGGCGCGGGCGCGGGGTCGGCGGGCGGGGGCATGGGGACAGCCTGCCGTAGTGCTGCCCGGAGCCGGAAGGAACGAAGTCCAGCGCTCCTCCCTGCCGTGCCGCGTCCTTGCAGGTCAGCGGGCTGCCCGGTCAGGCTCGACCGAGCTCGTTCCTTCCGGCTACGTCGCGGCGGGCGAGGTCAGGCCCGGCGGCGCCAGCGCGCGCGACCCGCGCGGTCGCGCAACCGCCCGACGGGGGTCCATCCGCCGCGCAGGCCCTCGGCGTCGGGCTGCGGGGCGCGCACGTTGCCGTCGTGGTCGGCGACCCGCGGGCCGCGGACCGCGACCCGGTCGACCAGCGGGTTGACCAGGCGGTCGTAGACGACCGGCATGAACCGGAAGCCGGTGACGGCGAGCAGGTTGACCGGGCCGACGTGGGTCATCCGGCGCGGGTGGTCCAGCGCGCGGACGCAGGCCGCGGCGACCCGCTCGGGGAGACGACCGGCGGCGGGGCGGACCCGGCGCTGCCGCCGTAGGTCGCGGCCTGGTGGTAGATCGGGGTGTCGACAGCGCCGGGGAGGACGATGCTGACGCCGATCCCGCGCTCGCGGCGCACCTCGAGCTGGAGGCCCCGGACCAGGCCGAGCTGGCCCCACTTGGCGGTGCAGTAGGCCGTCATCGACGGCACCGACATCTCCGCGAGCAGCGAGCTGACGACGACCAGCTGGCCGCCGCCCTGGCGCCGGAAGACCGGCAGCACGGCCTGCGCGAGGTGGACGGTGCCGATCACGGCGGTGTCGACGACGGCGGCGAAGACGTCGGCCGGCACCTGCTCGACGGTGCCGTAGGCCATGGTCTGGGCGGAGGTGACGACACCGTCGAGGCGGCCGTGGTCGGCCACGCAGCGCTCGACGGCGGCGTCCACGGAGGCGGCGTCGGTCACCTCGAGGGCGACCCCGGTCGTCCCCCCGCCGAGCTCGGCGGCCACCGAGGCCACGCGGCCGGCGTCGCGGGCGCCGACGACCACCGTGTCGCCGCGCTCGACCAGCTGGCGGGCGGTGGCCAGGCCGATGCCGGAGGTGCCGCCGACGACCAGGACGACGCGGGGACCGGACGGGGTGGAAGGCATGCGTCGAGGCTAGGCCGGGACCGGGGGAGGGTCCGCTCACCCTCCTGCGGAGGCCGGAGCGGTCAGGCTGGGGGGATGACTCCCCCGAAGATCGCCGGGCTCGCCCTCCGCTCCCTGGTCCCGCTGCCGGTGCTGCCGCGCTCCGTCCCGGCCGGGCAGGTGGTCGTGGTGACCGGCGCGTCGAGCGGGATCGGGCGCGCCACCGCGGTCGAGGCGGCCCGCCGCGGGCACCACGTCGTCCTCGCCGCACGCCGCCAGGAGGTCCTCGACGAGGTCGCCGCCGAGTGCGACCAGGTGGGGGCCGCGTCCACGACGACGGTGGCCACCGACGTCGCCGACGACGGGGACGCCGCGGCGCTGCTGGCCGCCACGCAGGAGGCGCACGGCCGGGTCGACGCCGTGCTGCACTGCGCCGGGGTGGTCACCTACGGCCGGGTCGAGGAGACCGGGGCCGGCGACTTCGACCAGGTGCTGGCCACCAACATCTCCGGCACGGCCAACGTCGCGCGGCACACGCTGCGGCTGATGCGCGAGCAGGAGCGCGGCACGCTGGTGCTCGTGGGGTCGTTGCTCGGCCACGTCGCGGTGCCGGAGATGACGCCGTACGTCGTCTCGAAGTGGGGGGTCCGTGCGCTGGCCCGCCAGCTGCACATCGAGAACCTGGACCTGCCCGACGTGCACGTCTGCCTGGTCTCGCCGGGCAGCGTCGACACCCCGATCTACGACAGCGCCCTGGACGCGGCGGGCGGGGTGAACTCGGCCCCGCCGCCCGCGATCAGCCCGGAGCGGGTGGCCGGGGCGGTGCTGGCGCAGCTGGCCTGGCCGCGCTCGCAGACCCAGACCCAGCTGAGCAACTACGGGCTGATGCTGGGCTTCGGGCTGGCGCCGTGGGCGTGGGACCGGGTGGTCGGCCCGGCGTTCCGGCTGGTCTCGCGCCGCACCTGAGGCCTCAGCGCAGGCGGCGTACGGCGAACCGGTCCCCGGGGTCGGCGATCGCGTCCTGCGCGGCGACCAGCGCGATCTCGCGGGTGCCCGCCGCCACCGTGGCCTCGAGGACCGCGAACACCGCCGACGTGGTCAGCGACAGCGCGCGCTCGGGCGAGCCGGTCGTCCGCAGGTGGGCGAGGTAGAGCGCGGCGGTCACGTCGCCGCAGCCGTTGGGCGCGATCGGCAGCAGCGGGGTGGTGACCGCCCAGGCGCCGGCGTCGGAGACGGCGACCACGTCGAGCGTCCCCTCCGCGGTCTCGTCGTGCACGACGCTGGTGACCAGGACGTCGCGGGGGCCGCGCGCCCGGACCACGTCGACCGCGGCGAGCACCTCGTCGAGGGTGCGGGTCGTGGTGCCGGCCAGGAAGTCCAGCTCGAAGTGGTTCGGCGTGACGACGTCGGCGGCGGGCACGACGGTGTCGCGCATGAACTCCGGGATCCCCGGGCGCACGAACATGCCGCGCCCCACGTCGCCCATCACGGGGTCGCAGCAGTACACCGCCGCCGGGTTGGCCGCCTTGACCCGCGCGACCGCGTCGAGGACGACCTGGCCGACGGCGGGGTCGCCCAGGTAGCCCGACAGCACCGCGTCCGCCTCGCCCAGCACCCCGCGCTCCTCGATGCCGGTGATCACGTCGGCGACGTCGGAGGGCGCGAGCAGCGGCCCGCGCCAGGCGCCGTACCCGGTGTGGTTGGAGAAGTGCACGGTGAGCACCGGCCAGACCTCGTGGCCCAGCCGCTGCAGCGGGAAGGTCGCCGCGGAGTTGCCGACGTGGCCGTAGGCCACCGAGGACTGGATCGAGAGGATCTTCACCCCCGGATCGTCCCGCCCCGCCGTACGCCCCGGCAAACCCACCCGCCGAGATGACGCTCGCGGACAGCCGAGATGACGCTCGCGGCGCCTCGAGGTGACGATTCCGGCCCTCCGGGAGCCGGGTCCGGACGGGCTCAGGCGTCGGGGATGCGCCAGTCGAGCGGCGTGCCGCCGCGCTCCGCGAGCAGCCCGTCGACCGTGCTGAAGGGCCGGGAGCCGAAGAACCCGCGGCTGGCCGACAGCGGCGAGGGGTGCGCCGAGGTCACGCACGGCACGTCGCCCAGGTACGGCTGCAGGGCCTGCGCGTCCTTGCCCCACAGGATCGCCGCGAGCGGTCCGCCGCGCTCGGCGAGGGCGCGGATGGCGGCGCCGGTGACGTCCTCCCAACCCTTGCCGCGGTGCGAGGCCGGCTCGCCGGGCCGCACGGTGAGCGACCGGTTCAGCAGCATCACGCCCTGGTCGGCCCAGGCGGTGAGGTCGCCGTGGGAGGCCGGCTCGATGCCGAGGTCGTCGTGCAGCTCGCGGTAGATGTTGACCAGGCTGCGCGGCACCGGCCGCACGTCCCGCTCGACGGCGAAGCTGAGGCCGATCGGGTGGCCGGGGGTCGGGTACGGGTCCTGGCCGACCACGAGCACGCGTACGTCGGCCAGCGGCCGCTCGAAGGCGCGGAAGACGGCCTCGCCGGCGGGGAGGTACGGCCGGCCGGCCGCGAGCTCCTCGCGCAGGAACCGGCCCATCGCGCCGATCTGCTCGTCGACCGGGGCCAGGGCCTCGGCCCAGTCGGGGGCGACGAGGCCCTTCTCGACGAGTCCTGCCAGTGCGCTCATGCCCGGGACGCTACCGGCGCGCCCGCCCACCCCCGGGGTGTCCGCAAGCGTCACCTCGAGGCGCCGCGAGCGTCATCTCGGCTGTCCGCGAGCGTCATCTCGGCGGGGCGATGGACCGGTCCGCGGGGGCGGGCCTAGGTTCTGGCCATGTCCTCCAGTCACGCCGCACCCGCCCGGATCACCCACCTCGTCGCGGGGAGGGCGTGGGAGGGGACCGCGGCGCGGACCAGTGCGGTGCACGACCCGGCGACCGGGGAGCAGACCGGGGAGCTCGACCTGGCCTCGGCCGACCTGGTGGGCGAGGTGGTCGCCGGCGCGCACGCGGCGTGGCGCGAGCAGTGGGCCGACGTCTCGCTGGCCCGGCGCACCTCGGTGCTGTTCCGCTTCCGCGAGCTGCTGCGCCGCGACCAGGAGAAGATCGCGGCCCTGATCACTGCCGAGCACGGCAAGGTGCTCGACGACGCGTTCGCCGAGGTCGGCCGCGGCCTCGAGGTCGCCGAGCTGGCCTGCGGGATCCCGCACCTGCTCAAGGGCGGTCACACCGACAACGCCTCCGCCGGCGTCGACGTCTTCTCGCTGCGCCAGTCCCTCGGCGTGGTGGCCGTGATCTCGCCGTTCAACTTCCCGGCGATGGTGCCGCTGTGGTTCGTGCCCCTGGCCCTGGCCTGCGGCAACGCCGTCGTCCTGAAGCCGTCCGAGAAGGACCCGTCCGCGACGTTGGCGATGGCCGCGCTCTGGACCGAGGCCGGGCTGCCGGACGGCGTGCTCAACGTCGTCAACGGCGACAAGGAGGCCGTCGACGCCCTGCTGACCCACCCGCAG
This window encodes:
- a CDS encoding aromatic ring-hydroxylating oxygenase subunit alpha; its protein translation is MSLLEPALDPVPAAAPARPLTPQREALLRALDARTPGHSLPAPLYTDPDLHQAELELLWQRQWVFVGTSAEVPEPGDYVTLDIGRASVMVLRDDDEQVRAFHNVCRHRGARLVTEDKGSVGNIVCGYHRWTYSTDGRLVHAPQLGPDIDPACLSLLSVHVREIEGLLFVCLAADPPDDVEDVARVIAPYFAPHHLGSAKVAAQIDLVEDGNWKLTMENNRECYHCDGHPDLLCTFFQTWGLAEHQVPDRMRASHERFLLADAELAQRCAAQGLPYPTISDLVDRPLGFRVERSPMDAAGESFSRDGTRLVQRTLGDVDGFRMGRLGLHAQPNLWLHVCADHAVTFAVFPVGVDKTLVRTTWLVDADAVEGVDYDVDALTEVWRHTNEEDAAFVALAQRGVSDPAYVPGPYTETEAQVDAFVSWYAARIREEIVR
- a CDS encoding FAD-dependent oxidoreductase; protein product: MTHFDPLLDGYRLRHLALRNRVVSTSHEPAYTEDGMPKDRYRLYHLEKARGGVGLTMIGGSAVVSPDSPPAFGNMLLYKDEVVPWLARLADDVHEAGAAVMCQVTHLGRRTSNFTGDWLPLVYPSPLREAQHRSFPKTAESWDVDRIVRHFAEAAQRCQAAGLDGIEIASYSHLFDAWASPATNHRDDEFGGDPEARLVFPMRVLEAVRAAVGPDFVVGIRMAMDEDLPDGLGLDDAVAVLQRYREHGIDFLSVIKGGLESDARLAATIPSMGTPSSPFLEFAGEVRRALVDLPVMHAARIGDVATARHALREGLLDLVGMTRPQLADPHLVAKVARGEEDRIRPCVGASYCLDAIYESGDAKCIHNPATGREATMPHVVTATVGRRRRAVVVGAGPAGLEAARVLGERGHHVVLMEAADRPGGQVLIASSTLRRRDLVGVVDWRVAEAKHSGVDVRYGVWADAATVLAEEPDLVVVATGGVPDTSFLPAAAQPLVLDTWDAIGGTGAGGPRAGDRVLVFDDHGGEPGLDAAEHLARLGARVELVTPERMVGISVGSMNSPAYLQAFAEHGVEVTVARRLVDVRRAEPGAGARLVAVLASDYLPGAEVERLVDHVVVEHGTVPNDELYLDLVPASRNLGEVDHDALLAGRPQEVVANEGGRFDLWRVGDAVASRNIHAAVYDSLRLCTTV
- a CDS encoding LysR family transcriptional regulator; translated protein: MIDSRLHVLRVVARAGTITAAAHDLGYTPSAVSHQLKSLGRDLGVVLLEPEGRKVRLTAAATLLLRRSDALLAHWEAIRGELHETAGGSTGRLALAGFSTAASALLPPVAIRAMREFPDSRIQIVEADPSVCVDMLLAGTVDVAVVVGTTELPPTDDPRFVQEPLMEDRLDLLVPSDHRLAGRPSVLLADAAEEAWIMDRPGSAHHELVATACLAAGFTPRHLHRVVEWDTGAALVAAGFGVALIPRLARLPGQDDLVRVPLRGDPTPARHVRTLVRGGTDQQPEIAFALAALRVEAERVREPDPAETSVR
- a CDS encoding 3-keto-5-aminohexanoate cleavage protein; amino-acid sequence: MPPTTLQVALNGGVGDHRMPRTPQETARQAAASVAEGATSIHLHAYDDDGVETLEAGSVAATLTPPGPAARGSVLPDLVPADQGEDGIGELAAMLAARGVGVATWSVLADGTPAPDDAGLVAAAAALLGSR
- a CDS encoding GTP pyrophosphokinase translates to MPPPADPAPAPPAPPAGHTAPGPYLQFFRALVGEPEPGTSPDDVVRGVQRRLDAFLLQYKFGIDEVLTKITILREEFEATHGYGPVEHVKTRLKSLDSLVEKTTRTGCPPDLAAIRERVLDVAGIRVTCAFVEDTYRYADMLTRQPDLTLVRTKDYIATPKPNGYQSLHLVVEVPVFLSDRTVQVPVELQVRTIAMDFWASVEHQIYYKYDGAVPDDLRETLRSVAGTAASLDGEMGRLRAEVQSLARPTP
- a CDS encoding SDR family oxidoreductase; translation: MPSTPSGPRVVLVVGGTSGIGLATARQLVERGDTVVVGARDAGRVASVAAELGGGTTGVALEVTDAASVDAAVERCVADHGRLDGVVTSAQTMAYGTVEQVPADVFAAVVDTAVIGTVHLAQAVLPVFRRQGGGQLVVVSSLLAEMSVPSMTAYCTAKWGQLGLVRGLQLEVRRERGIGVSIVLPGAVDTPIYHQAATYGGSAGSAPPPVVSPSGSPRPASARWTTRAG
- a CDS encoding SDR family NAD(P)-dependent oxidoreductase, which gives rise to MTPPKIAGLALRSLVPLPVLPRSVPAGQVVVVTGASSGIGRATAVEAARRGHHVVLAARRQEVLDEVAAECDQVGAASTTTVATDVADDGDAAALLAATQEAHGRVDAVLHCAGVVTYGRVEETGAGDFDQVLATNISGTANVARHTLRLMREQERGTLVLVGSLLGHVAVPEMTPYVVSKWGVRALARQLHIENLDLPDVHVCLVSPGSVDTPIYDSALDAAGGVNSAPPPAISPERVAGAVLAQLAWPRSQTQTQLSNYGLMLGFGLAPWAWDRVVGPAFRLVSRRT
- the pdxY gene encoding pyridoxal kinase PdxY, with product MKILSIQSSVAYGHVGNSAATFPLQRLGHEVWPVLTVHFSNHTGYGAWRGPLLAPSDVADVITGIEERGVLGEADAVLSGYLGDPAVGQVVLDAVARVKAANPAAVYCCDPVMGDVGRGMFVRPGIPEFMRDTVVPAADVVTPNHFELDFLAGTTTRTLDEVLAAVDVVRARGPRDVLVTSVVHDETAEGTLDVVAVSDAGAWAVTTPLLPIAPNGCGDVTAALYLAHLRTTGSPERALSLTTSAVFAVLEATVAAGTREIALVAAQDAIADPGDRFAVRRLR
- a CDS encoding uracil-DNA glycosylase yields the protein MSALAGLVEKGLVAPDWAEALAPVDEQIGAMGRFLREELAAGRPYLPAGEAVFRAFERPLADVRVLVVGQDPYPTPGHPIGLSFAVERDVRPVPRSLVNIYRELHDDLGIEPASHGDLTAWADQGVMLLNRSLTVRPGEPASHRGKGWEDVTGAAIRALAERGGPLAAILWGKDAQALQPYLGDVPCVTSAHPSPLSASRGFFGSRPFSTVDGLLAERGGTPLDWRIPDA